From one Chanodichthys erythropterus isolate Z2021 chromosome 3, ASM2448905v1, whole genome shotgun sequence genomic stretch:
- the LOC137017098 gene encoding H-2 class I histocompatibility antigen, Q10 alpha chain-like isoform X1 produces the protein MVVVFAKIFALVYVLLLYGILPSTQAERHSLYYIYTGLSKPVDLPGIYEFSAMGLLDDRQIDYYNSEEKKNIPKQQWMKQKLLEDYWEKGTNFRKSKEQWFNKNIMNLMNRMKHYDSDLHVLQWRHGCEVDQQGDEVKFLKGISEYGYDGEDFLAFDDKESQWVTPDDAAIPTKRKWDYKPKLNQNSKAYLEKECVDWLNKFREYRDEELRKTSPPDVHMFAIRYIKYKTKLKLTCLATGFYHKDVMMTIRKYKTSLPEHETKSTGIRPNHDGSFQLKKSVEIKEGDERAVYYCLVSYKSLKEPIINIWDGKCWDCPPETPTGAVTGFVIGVVLAALVFKGINGQGCFGEISGINTYVPEQLLKILNELDSDNKKRFKWYLKQRKLVSASLLENADNMDVVDQMVNKFTPDGALRLTVDILEKMDQNHLAEQLIQYLNNYVNQGWATGSPRPAYGPPGL, from the exons ATGGTCGTTGTGTTTGCGAAAATCTTCGCTCTGGTTTATGTCTTGCTTCTGTATGGGATTTTGCCGTCAACTCAAGCAG AGAGACACTCGCTGTATTACATTTACACTGGCTTGTCTAAACCAGTGGATCTGCCGGGCATCTATGAATTCAGTGCTATGGGTCTGCTGGACGACAGGCAGATCGACTATTACAATagtgaagaaaagaaaaatattccCAAACAACAGTGGATGAAACAGAAACTGCTGGAGGATTACTGGGAAAAAGGCACTAATTTCAGAAAGAGTAAAGAACAGTGGTTTAATAAGAATATCATGAATCTGATGAACCGCATGAAACACTATGATTCAG ATCTCCATGTTCTTCAATGGAGACACGGTTGTGAAGTTGATCAGCAGGGAGATGAAGTGAAGTTTCTCAAAGGCATTTCTGAGTATGGCTATGATGGAGAGGACTTCTTGGCTTTTGATGATAAAGAGTCTCAATGGGTCACTCCAGATGATGCAGCCATACCAACCAAGAGAAAATGGGATTATAAACCCAAACTAAACCAAAACTCCAAAGCATACCTGGAGAAAGAGTGTGTGGACTGGCTCAACAAATTCAGAGAATATAGAGATGAAGAGCTCAGAAAAACAT CTCCTCCAGATGTTCATATGTTTGCAATAAGGTACATCAAGTACAAAACCAAGCTGAAACTCACTTGTCTGGCCACTGGCTTCTACCACAAAGACGTGATGATGACCATTAGGAAATATAAAACATCTCTGCCTGAACACGAGACTAAATCCACAGGAATCAGACCAAACCATGATGGATCCTTCCAGCTGAAGAAGAGTGTGGAGATCAAGGAGGGGGATGAAAGAGCAGTATATTATTGTTTGGTGTCTTACAAATCCCTCAAAGAACCAATTATCAACATATGGG ATGGAAAATGCTGGGACTGCCCGCCAGAGACTCCCACTGGAGCAGTGACTGGATTTGTGATTGGAGTTGTCCTGGCAGCTTTGGTTTTCAAAGGGATTAATG GACAAGGATGCTTTGGTGAAATATCAGGCATCAAT ACCTATGTTCCAGAGCAGCTTCTGAAAATCCTGAATGAACTGGACAGTGACAATAAAAAGAGGTTCAAGTGGTATCTGAAACAACGTAAGTTAGTTTCAGCCTCTCTCCTTGAGAATGCAGATAACATGGACGTAGTGGATCAGATGGTGAATAAGTTTACACCAGATGGAGCTTTGAGACTCACAGTGGACATCCTGGAGAAAATGGATCAAAACCATCTGGCCGAACAATTAATTcagtatttaaataattatgtaaatcagggatgggcaactgGCAGCCCGCGGCCCGCATACGGCCCGCCAGGTCTTTAA
- the LOC137017098 gene encoding H-2 class I histocompatibility antigen, alpha chain-like isoform X2: MGLLDDRQIDYYNSEEKKNIPKQQWMKQKLLEDYWEKGTNFRKSKEQWFNKNIMNLMNRMKHYDSDLHVLQWRHGCEVDQQGDEVKFLKGISEYGYDGEDFLAFDDKESQWVTPDDAAIPTKRKWDYKPKLNQNSKAYLEKECVDWLNKFREYRDEELRKTSPPDVHMFAIRYIKYKTKLKLTCLATGFYHKDVMMTIRKYKTSLPEHETKSTGIRPNHDGSFQLKKSVEIKEGDERAVYYCLVSYKSLKEPIINIWDGKCWDCPPETPTGAVTGFVIGVVLAALVFKGINGQGCFGEISGINTYVPEQLLKILNELDSDNKKRFKWYLKQRKLVSASLLENADNMDVVDQMVNKFTPDGALRLTVDILEKMDQNHLAEQLIQYLNNYVNQGWATGSPRPAYGPPGL, from the exons ATGGGTCTGCTGGACGACAGGCAGATCGACTATTACAATagtgaagaaaagaaaaatattccCAAACAACAGTGGATGAAACAGAAACTGCTGGAGGATTACTGGGAAAAAGGCACTAATTTCAGAAAGAGTAAAGAACAGTGGTTTAATAAGAATATCATGAATCTGATGAACCGCATGAAACACTATGATTCAG ATCTCCATGTTCTTCAATGGAGACACGGTTGTGAAGTTGATCAGCAGGGAGATGAAGTGAAGTTTCTCAAAGGCATTTCTGAGTATGGCTATGATGGAGAGGACTTCTTGGCTTTTGATGATAAAGAGTCTCAATGGGTCACTCCAGATGATGCAGCCATACCAACCAAGAGAAAATGGGATTATAAACCCAAACTAAACCAAAACTCCAAAGCATACCTGGAGAAAGAGTGTGTGGACTGGCTCAACAAATTCAGAGAATATAGAGATGAAGAGCTCAGAAAAACAT CTCCTCCAGATGTTCATATGTTTGCAATAAGGTACATCAAGTACAAAACCAAGCTGAAACTCACTTGTCTGGCCACTGGCTTCTACCACAAAGACGTGATGATGACCATTAGGAAATATAAAACATCTCTGCCTGAACACGAGACTAAATCCACAGGAATCAGACCAAACCATGATGGATCCTTCCAGCTGAAGAAGAGTGTGGAGATCAAGGAGGGGGATGAAAGAGCAGTATATTATTGTTTGGTGTCTTACAAATCCCTCAAAGAACCAATTATCAACATATGGG ATGGAAAATGCTGGGACTGCCCGCCAGAGACTCCCACTGGAGCAGTGACTGGATTTGTGATTGGAGTTGTCCTGGCAGCTTTGGTTTTCAAAGGGATTAATG GACAAGGATGCTTTGGTGAAATATCAGGCATCAAT ACCTATGTTCCAGAGCAGCTTCTGAAAATCCTGAATGAACTGGACAGTGACAATAAAAAGAGGTTCAAGTGGTATCTGAAACAACGTAAGTTAGTTTCAGCCTCTCTCCTTGAGAATGCAGATAACATGGACGTAGTGGATCAGATGGTGAATAAGTTTACACCAGATGGAGCTTTGAGACTCACAGTGGACATCCTGGAGAAAATGGATCAAAACCATCTGGCCGAACAATTAATTcagtatttaaataattatgtaaatcagggatgggcaactgGCAGCCCGCGGCCCGCATACGGCCCGCCAGGTCTTTAA